Proteins found in one Hevea brasiliensis isolate MT/VB/25A 57/8 chromosome 18, ASM3005281v1, whole genome shotgun sequence genomic segment:
- the LOC110671992 gene encoding uncharacterized protein LOC110671992 isoform X1, which produces MDGLIKGLMDVALGHDQKDDESSAEPRDERSRSSWAQVVSGEQDNSDQASNDHSHGYRPTNQWRKQEKSEGINEEWRPSRRPPMDDHEGYGRNECDEQHDYNQNQWDRKKGGEENNDGWETVVEKHPKRPHKIEKDHWHGYKRPPSEQEYSDGVENDENLIPSEEELADLSQACNRLWHLDINRLVPGKDYQIDCGEGKKIYEKEDVAQGSLFSWLKEDVLRRRTFSRFCSLLDNYNPNQGCKEVVTAEEKQEQAAFIEEISRTAPIKYLHKLLAFKGIVSDDYHDFKRILTSLWFELYGRGGTYGSSSAFEHVFVGEVKHRGEQEVSGFHNWLQFYLEEAKGRVDYQGYIFPRRRGQIPDSDTQLLTAQFEWNGVLKSVSSILVGVSPEFEVALYTLCFYLGGEDNHVELGPYPVNIKCYRFGDRIGSVFPMAEC; this is translated from the exons ATGGACGGTCTAATCAAGGGTTTGATGGACGTGGCTCTTGGCCACGACCAGAAAGATGACGAATCGAGCGCTGAGCCCCGAGATGAACGATCTAGATCCAGCTGGGCGCAA GTGGTATCCGGAGAGCAGGATAACAGTGATCAAGCGAGCAATGATCACTCGCATGGTTATCGTCCTACAAATCAGTGGCGAAAACAG GAAAAGAGCGAAGGAATCAATGAGGAGTGGAGACCTTCAAGGCGACCTCCAATG GATGATCATGAAGGGTATGGAAGAAATGAATGTGATGAGCAACATGattataatcaaaatcaatgggaTAGAAAG AAGGGAGGAGAAGAAAATAATGATGGTTGGGAGACAGTTGTCGAAAAGCATCCTAAGCGACCACACAAG ATTGAAAAGGATCACTGGCATGGATACAAAAGACCTCCTAGTGAACAAGAATACTCTGATGGGGTTGaaaatgatgaaaatttaatCCCTTCAGAAGAGGAGCTTGCTGACCTATCGCAAGCTTGCAACAGGCTCTGGCATCTTGACATAAATCGTTTGGTGCCTGGCAAGGACTATCAGATTGATTGTGGTGAGGGGAAAAAGATATATGAGAAGGAAGATGTGGCACAAGGAAGCTTATTTAGCTGGCTAAAGGAAGATGTATTAAGGAGGCGTACCTTTTCTCGTTTTTGTTCTCTGCTTGATAACTACAACCCAAATCAAGGGTGCAAAGAAGTTGTCACTGCTGAAGAGAAGCAAGAGCAAGCTGCTTTTATAGAAGAAATCAGCAGAACTGCACCCATTAAATACCTTCATAAGCTTCTTGCATTTAAAGGCATTGTATCTGATGATTATCATGATTTTAAAAGAATATTGACAAGTCTCTGGTTTGAACTCTATGGTCGAGGTGGTACTTATGGTTCCTCTTCTGCTTTTGAACACGTTTTTGTTGGAGAAGTTAAGCATCGTGGGGAACAAGAAGTTTCTGGTTTCCATAACTGGCTTCAG TTTTATCTAGAAGAAGCAAAAGGAAGGGTTGATTATCAAGGTTATATTTTCCCTCGGCGACGTGGGCAGATT CCGGACTCTGATACCCAGTTACTTACAGCTCAGTTCGAATGGAATGGAGTTCTCAAATCTGTATCAAGCATTTTAGTTGGTGTCAGCCCGGAGTTTGAAGTTGCATTGTATACTCTCTGTTTCTATTTGGGTGGAGAGGATAACCATGTAGAATTGGGTCCATACCCTGTTAATATCAAGTGCTACCGCTTTGGAGATCGGATTGGATCCGTATTTCCTATGGCAGAGTGTTGA
- the LOC110671992 gene encoding uncharacterized protein LOC110671992 isoform X2 yields the protein MDGLIKGLMDVALGHDQKDDESSAEPRDERSRSSWAQVVSGEQDNSDQASNDHSHGYRPTNQWRKQSEGINEEWRPSRRPPMDDHEGYGRNECDEQHDYNQNQWDRKKGGEENNDGWETVVEKHPKRPHKIEKDHWHGYKRPPSEQEYSDGVENDENLIPSEEELADLSQACNRLWHLDINRLVPGKDYQIDCGEGKKIYEKEDVAQGSLFSWLKEDVLRRRTFSRFCSLLDNYNPNQGCKEVVTAEEKQEQAAFIEEISRTAPIKYLHKLLAFKGIVSDDYHDFKRILTSLWFELYGRGGTYGSSSAFEHVFVGEVKHRGEQEVSGFHNWLQFYLEEAKGRVDYQGYIFPRRRGQIPDSDTQLLTAQFEWNGVLKSVSSILVGVSPEFEVALYTLCFYLGGEDNHVELGPYPVNIKCYRFGDRIGSVFPMAEC from the exons ATGGACGGTCTAATCAAGGGTTTGATGGACGTGGCTCTTGGCCACGACCAGAAAGATGACGAATCGAGCGCTGAGCCCCGAGATGAACGATCTAGATCCAGCTGGGCGCAA GTGGTATCCGGAGAGCAGGATAACAGTGATCAAGCGAGCAATGATCACTCGCATGGTTATCGTCCTACAAATCAGTGGCGAAAACAG AGCGAAGGAATCAATGAGGAGTGGAGACCTTCAAGGCGACCTCCAATG GATGATCATGAAGGGTATGGAAGAAATGAATGTGATGAGCAACATGattataatcaaaatcaatgggaTAGAAAG AAGGGAGGAGAAGAAAATAATGATGGTTGGGAGACAGTTGTCGAAAAGCATCCTAAGCGACCACACAAG ATTGAAAAGGATCACTGGCATGGATACAAAAGACCTCCTAGTGAACAAGAATACTCTGATGGGGTTGaaaatgatgaaaatttaatCCCTTCAGAAGAGGAGCTTGCTGACCTATCGCAAGCTTGCAACAGGCTCTGGCATCTTGACATAAATCGTTTGGTGCCTGGCAAGGACTATCAGATTGATTGTGGTGAGGGGAAAAAGATATATGAGAAGGAAGATGTGGCACAAGGAAGCTTATTTAGCTGGCTAAAGGAAGATGTATTAAGGAGGCGTACCTTTTCTCGTTTTTGTTCTCTGCTTGATAACTACAACCCAAATCAAGGGTGCAAAGAAGTTGTCACTGCTGAAGAGAAGCAAGAGCAAGCTGCTTTTATAGAAGAAATCAGCAGAACTGCACCCATTAAATACCTTCATAAGCTTCTTGCATTTAAAGGCATTGTATCTGATGATTATCATGATTTTAAAAGAATATTGACAAGTCTCTGGTTTGAACTCTATGGTCGAGGTGGTACTTATGGTTCCTCTTCTGCTTTTGAACACGTTTTTGTTGGAGAAGTTAAGCATCGTGGGGAACAAGAAGTTTCTGGTTTCCATAACTGGCTTCAG TTTTATCTAGAAGAAGCAAAAGGAAGGGTTGATTATCAAGGTTATATTTTCCCTCGGCGACGTGGGCAGATT CCGGACTCTGATACCCAGTTACTTACAGCTCAGTTCGAATGGAATGGAGTTCTCAAATCTGTATCAAGCATTTTAGTTGGTGTCAGCCCGGAGTTTGAAGTTGCATTGTATACTCTCTGTTTCTATTTGGGTGGAGAGGATAACCATGTAGAATTGGGTCCATACCCTGTTAATATCAAGTGCTACCGCTTTGGAGATCGGATTGGATCCGTATTTCCTATGGCAGAGTGTTGA
- the LOC110671992 gene encoding uncharacterized protein LOC110671992 isoform X3, whose translation MDGLIKGLMDVALGHDQKDDESSAEPRDERSRSSWAQVVSGEQDNSDQASNDHSHGYRPTNQWRKQDDHEGYGRNECDEQHDYNQNQWDRKKGGEENNDGWETVVEKHPKRPHKIEKDHWHGYKRPPSEQEYSDGVENDENLIPSEEELADLSQACNRLWHLDINRLVPGKDYQIDCGEGKKIYEKEDVAQGSLFSWLKEDVLRRRTFSRFCSLLDNYNPNQGCKEVVTAEEKQEQAAFIEEISRTAPIKYLHKLLAFKGIVSDDYHDFKRILTSLWFELYGRGGTYGSSSAFEHVFVGEVKHRGEQEVSGFHNWLQFYLEEAKGRVDYQGYIFPRRRGQIPDSDTQLLTAQFEWNGVLKSVSSILVGVSPEFEVALYTLCFYLGGEDNHVELGPYPVNIKCYRFGDRIGSVFPMAEC comes from the exons ATGGACGGTCTAATCAAGGGTTTGATGGACGTGGCTCTTGGCCACGACCAGAAAGATGACGAATCGAGCGCTGAGCCCCGAGATGAACGATCTAGATCCAGCTGGGCGCAA GTGGTATCCGGAGAGCAGGATAACAGTGATCAAGCGAGCAATGATCACTCGCATGGTTATCGTCCTACAAATCAGTGGCGAAAACAG GATGATCATGAAGGGTATGGAAGAAATGAATGTGATGAGCAACATGattataatcaaaatcaatgggaTAGAAAG AAGGGAGGAGAAGAAAATAATGATGGTTGGGAGACAGTTGTCGAAAAGCATCCTAAGCGACCACACAAG ATTGAAAAGGATCACTGGCATGGATACAAAAGACCTCCTAGTGAACAAGAATACTCTGATGGGGTTGaaaatgatgaaaatttaatCCCTTCAGAAGAGGAGCTTGCTGACCTATCGCAAGCTTGCAACAGGCTCTGGCATCTTGACATAAATCGTTTGGTGCCTGGCAAGGACTATCAGATTGATTGTGGTGAGGGGAAAAAGATATATGAGAAGGAAGATGTGGCACAAGGAAGCTTATTTAGCTGGCTAAAGGAAGATGTATTAAGGAGGCGTACCTTTTCTCGTTTTTGTTCTCTGCTTGATAACTACAACCCAAATCAAGGGTGCAAAGAAGTTGTCACTGCTGAAGAGAAGCAAGAGCAAGCTGCTTTTATAGAAGAAATCAGCAGAACTGCACCCATTAAATACCTTCATAAGCTTCTTGCATTTAAAGGCATTGTATCTGATGATTATCATGATTTTAAAAGAATATTGACAAGTCTCTGGTTTGAACTCTATGGTCGAGGTGGTACTTATGGTTCCTCTTCTGCTTTTGAACACGTTTTTGTTGGAGAAGTTAAGCATCGTGGGGAACAAGAAGTTTCTGGTTTCCATAACTGGCTTCAG TTTTATCTAGAAGAAGCAAAAGGAAGGGTTGATTATCAAGGTTATATTTTCCCTCGGCGACGTGGGCAGATT CCGGACTCTGATACCCAGTTACTTACAGCTCAGTTCGAATGGAATGGAGTTCTCAAATCTGTATCAAGCATTTTAGTTGGTGTCAGCCCGGAGTTTGAAGTTGCATTGTATACTCTCTGTTTCTATTTGGGTGGAGAGGATAACCATGTAGAATTGGGTCCATACCCTGTTAATATCAAGTGCTACCGCTTTGGAGATCGGATTGGATCCGTATTTCCTATGGCAGAGTGTTGA